The bacterium genomic interval CCTGCGACCTTGCGGAAACTGACGTACGAGTACCACTCTCCGTAGGTGTCGTTGTCGTTGAACCCTCCGTCTTCCGACGAGAGGACGTCGAAGAACAGGAAATTGTCGCCGTACTTCCAGCCGCTGGCATGCTGGAAGGTGAAAATCAGCGTGTCCTTGTCTCCCCCTCCGGCGAAGCTCGGAGTATCGAGGGAGCCGTACTGGAGATGCAGCTCGGTGTTGCTCCAGGTCGCAGCTTCGGCCGGCTGCGCGGCGACGAACATCAACGCACACGCAAGGGCGGCGAGGAGACAACTTCGGTTAGACATCGGACTCCTCCAGCTGAATCGGCAGCTCCACGATGAACTCGGACCCCTTCCCCTGAGCACTCGAGACATCGATCCGCCCACCGTGCATTTCGACGTAGGCCTTGACGATCACAAGGCCCAGCCCGGTACCTCCGACCCGCCGCCCCCCGGCGGTCTCGAACTGCAAGTAATGCGTGAACAGCCGCTCCACATCTTCCTGTGTCATGCCGATCCCGGTGTCCTTCACGGAGATCCTGGCGATCCGCTCGCCGGATCCCAGGCTCACGGTAATCGACCCCTCGTCGGTGTACTTGATCCCGTTGGAGACGAGGTTGGTCAACACCTGTTTGATCTTGGTCCGGTCGGCGACCAGCACCACCGGCGAGTCGGTCATTTGCGAGACGAGGGAGAGGCCTCGCGCCTCGGCGAGCGGGTTGAGCGCCTCCAGCGTCTCGCGGACCATCGCGCCGAGGTCGACTTCGCTCGTTTCCAGGGTCATCTTGCCCGCTTCGATCTTGGCCATGTCCAGGAGCTCGTTGATCAGCTCCAGCAAGTGCGCGGAGTTCCTGTCGACGACTCGAAGCGCCTCCAGCTCCTTGGGTAGCAGTCGACCTCCGCTCTTCTTGAGGATCAGCCTCGTGAAACCGATGATGGAGTTCATCGGCGTTCGCAGCTCGTGAGACATGTTCGACAGAAAGTCACTCTTGGCCCGGGTTGCTTCTTCGGCCTTGATGCGGGCCTCTTGCAGCTCGGCGGTTCTTTCCTCGACCATGCGCTCCACCGCCTCGGTCCGCGCGGTCACGGTGAGCAGGAACGTGCCGGTCAGCCCCACGAACAACATGCCGCCGATCAGCACGGCCCACAGCTCCCAGTTGTGCTTTCCGGCGTAGGCCCGGCTGTCCTGGGTGAACTCGATCCTCCAGCTCCTCCCGGAGAATTCGATGTCGCCATGTTCGACGAGCTGTCCAGGCGACAGACCCGGTGTCTCGACACTCTCCTTGAAGTCCGGAGTGCGGGAGTCGAACAACACCGTCTTGCCCGGGGAACCGCCGCGGTCGACGAGCACGAAATCCAGATTCAGCCGATCTGCAAGCTCGCTTGCCGCGGACATCATCTCCGGAAACACGAAGACCCCGGCGACGAATCCTCGCAAGGCTTCCCCGCGAAAAACAGGTTGATAGATGATCACCCCGTACTCATCTTCAGCTTGAACGATGGCGAGGCGATCCGTCGCGATCGCGCTGTTCGAGGCAACCGCTTGCTCCATCGCGCGCCTGCGGGTGCCCCCTCCGGTGGGATCCGGGCCGTAGGTGTCGAAACCGTGGGCCCGCTCGTTGCCGGCGAGCGGAGCGAGATAGGTCGTCGGAAAGTGGACGTCTCGCGCAGGCGCAACGGCCATCGTGCCGCCGGGAAGGCGGTCGCGAATCGCGTAATTGGGATATCCCTCGTTCCGGATCCTCGCCTCGAAGGCCTCGCGTTCGGCGGCGTGGACCCCTTGGTTCCACGATAGGGTCTTGATTGCCGGGTTCTCCTCGAAGAATTTCAGTGAAAAAGTGCGGTAGGTGTCGTACGTCAAATCGTTCGTAGAAGTGACGAAACGTGCCGACGCCATCAGAACGTTCGAGTACACCGCCAGGTCCCGTTCGATCCCCAGACTCACCTGAGCGGTCAGTCCGCGGAACTCCAAACGTCGCTGTGCCTTGTCCTGCTCCCTGGCGACGTGGAACAGGACGATCACCAGCAGGAAGACGAACAGCAACGTGCTACCGACGAACATCCGGCGCGATCTGCGAACCGTTGCTGCCGGCGCGAACAGCAGCAGGAGGATCGGCGTGAAGACCAGGACGCCGATGACGTC includes:
- a CDS encoding nucleoside-binding protein — encoded protein: MSNRSCLLAALACALMFVAAQPAEAATWSNTELHLQYGSLDTPSFAGGGDKDTLIFTFQHASGWKYGDNFLFFDVLSSEDGGFNDNDTYGEWYSYVSFRKVAG